A part of Patagioenas fasciata isolate bPatFas1 chromosome 30, bPatFas1.hap1, whole genome shotgun sequence genomic DNA contains:
- the LOC136112682 gene encoding uncharacterized protein encodes MTDLGALVTNMELSSRAGGRSTVTFPTLKELAVTDVVAIWSRVSEHVRQQLTHRKPRAVTVTGLGTFHVKRWLSFENGEVLTFRRPVFALARAVAQIRELQHASIPAPDELKTVSVSHRKIRSDVPYPEELVQNCMQETLDFFYFILTNREDADFTLKDLGTLAIRGTTATMAFSEDFLLTLNKSTYVVEKLLTQKWVTSDKEVAFSPSRFGRVHQFPQFEIRAVPRGAARTDEFRVFESLLSSMGLGAAVQRVLQLLRKGRSAERPAGAEAQEETEEETERKGSSGILRTTANGRRLRQGRLRVEIGGDFSPKGWTRGGLLRLRASRDGGWHGETLSGSPEFPWPAPEHGHTGQKRQSVFGLNSRRKLEASTARWKEREENRRAGAVTAPQQRAGRGGGGARGTQLPQEEEDESSPDEGRYLQMAWTEARRKFRAELESLGDVKKWLSNKPSLSAQEIRYLRRIKASRRAAREAAATDSLDDADSPIEHEKSRVVRWGDDPIDEHCLPSTVGTDLGELVDRYRRKALENYLGSSARCRERDVRITEPMLQRGLLHPGDRTTRDGGGMSRIRQPGGYYGVGGAEGSAAGSSSRAGQGSRSQAKKVKKRSLRGNKKQQSSNNNFWPGHLLDKLCLYFPEEQQDRAHPLFSRIHPTKPAHRCIF; translated from the exons ATGACGGACCTGGGAGCGCTGGTCACcaacatggagctgagcagccggGCCGGCGGGCGCAGCACCGTCACCTTTCCCACCCTCAAGGAGCTTGCGGTCACGG ATGTCGTTGCCATTTGGAGCCGCGTGTCCGAGCACGTCCGGCAGCAGCTCACGCACAGAAAG CCCCGCGCGGTCACTGTGACGGGGCTGGGGACGTTCCACGTGAAGAGGTGGCTCTCGTTCGAGAACGGCGAGGTGCTGACGTTCCGCAGGCCCGTGTTCGCGCTGGCCAGGGCCGTCGCGCAGATCCGTGAGCTCCAACACGCTTCCATTCCTGCTCCTG ATGAGCTGAAGACGGTGTCCGTGAGCCACAGGAAGATCCGCTCGGACGTCCCGTATCCCGAGGAGCTCGTGCAGAACTGCATGCAGGAGACCCTCGACTTTTTCTACTTCATCCTCACCAACAGAGAAGACGCGGATTTCACTCTGAAGGACCTCGGCACCCTCGCTATCCGCGGCACCACGGCGACCATGGCGTTTTCCGAAGACTTTTTACTCACCCTCAACAAGTCTACGTACGTGGTAGAGAAGCTGCTCACT CAGAAATGGGTCACGTCGGACAAAGAAGTCGCCTTCTCCCCCAGCCGCTTTGGCCGCGTCCACCAGTTTCCACA GTTTGAGATCCGGGCAGTGCCCAGAGGAGCTGCTCGCACAGACGAATTCAGAGTGTTCGAGAGTCTTTTAAGCAGCATGGGACTAGGAG CGGCCGTTCAGCGCGTGTTGCAGCTCCTGAGGAAGGGCCGCTCTGCAGAGCGCCCGGCCGGAGCGGAGGCGCAGGAGGAAACCGAGGAGGAAACGGAGAGAAAAGGGTCTTCGGGCATCCTCAGGACCACAGCAAACGGCcgcaggttgcgccaggggaggttgagggtgGAAATTgggggtgatttctccccaaagggct ggacacggggtgg GCTGTTGCGGCTCCGCGCGAGCAGGGACGGAGGGTGGCACGGAGAAACTCTTTCTGGGAGCCCCGAATTTCCGTGGCCTGCTCCCGAACATGGGCACACAGGACAG AAAAGACAATCTGTATTTGGGCTGAACAGCAGAAGGAAACTGGAGGCATCCACGGCCAgatggaaggagagggaagagaacaGAAGGGCAGGAGCGGTCACGGCGCCTCAGCAGCGAGCGGGGAGAGGCGGCGGGGGCGCGCGGGGGACACAG ctgccccaggaggaggaggatgagtcCAGCCCTGATGAAGGACGATATCTACAGATGGCTTGGACCGAGGCCAGGAGGAAGTTTCGAGCCGAGCTGGAAAGCTTAGGGGACGTTAAAAAATGGCTGAGCAACAAACCCTCCCTCAGCGCTCAAGAAATCAGATACTTGCGAAGAATAAAGGCAAGCAGGAGGGCTGCTCGCGAGGCGGCCGCCACCGACAGCCTGGAC GACGCAGACAGCCCCATAGAACACGAGAAGAGCCGCGTGGTGAGATGGGGGGACGACCCCATCGACGAGCACTGCCTGCCATCCACTGTGGGGACCGACCTGGGCGAACTGGTGGACCGGTACCGCAGGAAAGCCCTTGAGAACTACCTGGGCAGCTCCGCGCGGTGCAGGGAGCGCGACGTTCGCATCACCGAGCCAATGCTGCAGAGAG GACTGCTGCACCCGGGAGACAGGACCACCAGGGACGGCGGAGGCATGAGCAGGATCAGGCAGCCCGGGGGGTACTACGGCGTGGGTGGTGCTGAGGGCTCCGCAGCCGGGAGCAGCTCCAGAGCGGGACAAGGATcccgcagccaggccaagaaggTGAAAAAGAG gtcTCTTCGGGGGAATAAGAAACAACAGTCAAGCAACAACAACTTCTGGCCGGGTCACCTCCTGGACAAGCTCTGCCTTTACTTCCCCGAAGAGCAGCAGGACCGGGCGCACCCCTTGTTCAGCCGCATTCACCCCACCAAACCCGCCCACCGCTGCATCTTCTAA